In Chiloscyllium punctatum isolate Juve2018m chromosome X, sChiPun1.3, whole genome shotgun sequence, the following are encoded in one genomic region:
- the LOC140471229 gene encoding zinc finger and BTB domain-containing protein 39-like yields the protein MGMRIKLHSADHPNNLLKELNKFRLSETMCDVIIMVGNRTFSAHKSVLACAAGYFQKLFLNSEVNTARTYVVDFITPANFERILNFIYTAELFTDLINVGVIYEMAEKLGMHDLLKACYSTFPDLEKTETNKPTDQSPEGYAPLTGASNDQNTPMSDSRGPGPQFCQNRNYIMQVEVGESFKSEERNLVNENGPSMPVMYQQSTKTEDNLEMEYSQSTTSENVPLTSNKGPCELYEIQSNGYYNQTSLLVTGESLKESSNSCVSNNVDLQVQSIKEMECMQFDGIEQDGLNFDDHQESRGPSEEIIELTDDSEDDTLVCVKDSNGEGKSMPCQVCGKVLPANIGMIRQHGKLHIDAKEGLCTVCGAKFTDRSSRITHVLSHVGIFLFSCDMCEMKFVTQWQVAGHRKGKPHDANIIVQPNTILPAEANFGGSPTELFCAVCGKTVTKNYLAVKDHILSHLDMKSLSCCVCEQPYRSVCSLMWHVLSHMNISIFSCSVCGNSFVDRTVLEQHMASHQGMEYLYECNFCCRKFRLEASYQNHVKIHKRNNLDGTKGLTTPHQWLKKTLTTSPSDESTSDGHVTGVHQETLLTLPSNQGKANSKGNWYECEFCGKRFSHSSEFQYHLRIHSGEKPYECKLCHKFFRGRSTVKNHLKTHSGALMYCCTVCQKYCPTLNLMIKHVEMHKDGGLPPDFNIAQTFMYIVHSKQSVKMMD from the coding sequence ATGGGTATGAGAATTAAACTACACAGTGCTGACCACCCTAATAACCTTCTTAAGGAACTTAATAAGTTTAGGTTGTCCGAAACCATGTGTGATGTAATCATCATGGTTGGCAACAGGACATTTTCAGCACACAAATCAGTGCTTGCATGTGCTGCTGGCTACTTCCAGAAGCTCTTTCTGAATTCTGAGGTTAATACTGCAAGAACATACGTGGTAGACTTCATCACCCCAGCAAATTTTGAAAGAATCTTGAATTTTATCTATACAGCTGAGCTTTTTACTGATCTCATTAATGTTGGTGTTATCTATGAGATGGCAGAGAAGCTGGGAATGCACGATCTTCTGAAGGCTTGCTACTCCAcctttcctgacttggaaaagaCAGAAACCAACAAACCAACAGATCAATCACCCGAAGGCTACGCACCTCTCACTGGGGCTTCAAATGACCAAAACACCCCCATGTCAGACTCCAGGGGCCCAGGCCCACAATTTTGTCAAAACAGAAATTACATAATGCAGGTTGAAGTAGGAGAGAGTTTTAAAAGTGAAGAACGAAATCTTGTGAATGAAAATGGCCCAAGTATGCCAGTGATGTACCAACAGTCAACAAAAACTGAAGATAACCTGGAGATGGAATACAGCCAATCCACAACAAGTGAGAATGTGCCTTTGACCTCTAATAAAGGCCCATGTGAGCTGTATGAAATACAGAGTAATGGATATTATAATCAAACCAGTTTACTGGTCACTGGAGAATCTCTCAAAGAGAGTAGTAATTCCTGTGTCAGCAACAATGTCGATCTCCAGGTTCAATCAATAAAGGAAatggagtgcatgcagtttgatgGTATTGAACAGGATGGCCTTAATTTTGATGACCATCAAGAGAGCAGAGGTCCTTCTGAAGAAATAATCGAGTTAACAGATGACAGTGAAGATGACACTCTTGTCTGTGTTAAGGATAGTAATGGTGAAGGTAAGAGTATGCCATGCCAGGTGTGTGGCAAGGTCTTGCCAGCCAACATAGGAATGATCAGGCAACATGGTAAACTCCACATTGATGCAAAAGAGGGGCTGTGTACTGTGTGTGGCGCCAAGTTCACTGATAGGAGCTCTCGAATCACCCATGTTTTGTCTCACGTTGGAATTTTTCTCTTCTCGTGTGAcatgtgtgaaatgaaatttgtAACACAGTGGCAAGTGGCTGGACACAGGAAAGGGAAGCCACATGATGCTAACATTATTGTCCAACCAAATACCATCCTGCCTGCTGAAGCTAATTTTGGTGGCTCTCCCACAGAACTGTTTTGTGCTGTCTGTGGAAAGACAGTGACTAAAAACTATCTTGCTGTGAAAGACCATATCCTTTCCCATCTTGACATGAAAAGTCTCTCCTGTTGTGTCTGTGAGCAGCCATATAGATCAGTCTGTAGCCTAATGTGGCATGTTTTATCCCACATGAATATATCAATCTTTTCCTGTTCTGTATGTGGTAATAGCTTTGTAGACCGAACTGTTCTAGAGCAACATATGGCTTCACACCAGGGTATGGAGTATTTATACGAATGTAATTTCTGCTGTAGAAAGTTTCGGTTAGAAGCCTCTTATCAGAACCATGTGAAGATACATAAGAGGAATAACTTGGATGGCACAAAAGGTCTAACTACTCCACACCAGTGGCTCAAAAAAACCTTAACAACATCACCATCAGATGAGTCTACAAGTGATGGACATGTGACTGGTGTACACCAAGAGACCCTTCTGACCCTTCCCTCAAACCAAGGCAAAGCCAACTCCAAAGGGAACTGGTATGAATGTGAATTTTGTGGGAAAAGGTTTTCCCATTCTAGTGAGTTTCAGTATCATCTCCGAATCCACTCAGGAGAGAAGCCCTATGAATGCAAGCTATGCCACAAGTTCTTTAGGGGGCGATCGACTGTCAAAAACCATCTAAAGACCCATTCAGGTGCCCTTATGTATTGCTGCACGGTTTGCCAGAAGTATTGTCCCACCTTGAACCTTATGATTAAACATGTGGAGATGCACAAAGATGGGGGTCTACCTCCTGACTTTAACATTGCACAGACATTCATGTACATCGTGCATTCCAAACAGTCAGTAAAAATGATGGACTAA